ATATGCTTTTTCAACAGAGAATTGGAATCGACCAAAAGAGGAGGTAGAGGCATTAATGCAACTTCTTGTCCAAGCTATCGTGAATGAGACGCCTACTTTGATGAAGCAACACATTCGACTTACCACCATTGGAGATATTGATAGTCTACCACAAGAGACACGAGGGAAACTAGATGATTGTGTGGATAAAACAGCAGGCAACGATGGAATGACTCTTGTTTTGGCTTTAAGCTACAGTGGACGATGGGAAATTGTAGATGCTGCAAAGAAAATTGCTTCAGAAGTGAAGAATGGAACTATTCAAATCGATGATATTGATGATTCACTTTTCTCTTCTAATCTAAATACTATTGGAATCCCAGATCCTGAATTGTTAATTCGTACGAGTGGAGAGTTTCGTTTGAGCAACTTTTTATTATGGCAATTAGCTTATAGTGAATTTTACTTTACAGATACGCTATGGCCAGACTTTAAAAAACAGGATTTGGTTGATGCCCTGAAAGATTATCAATCAAGAGAGAGACGTTTTGGAAAGATTAGCGAACAAATCAATAAATAACATATGCAAAAGAAGCTTTTAGTTTTTGTAATTGCCTTTATGGGGTGCTTGTCGACATTCGCACAGTTGGCTGATAGCACCAACTTTTCGATATACTATGATACCCCTAAAGAGTATGAAATTGGAGGTATTCAAATCTCAGGTATTAAATATTTAGATACAGAAACTTTACTACAACTTTCAGGTTTGGAAGTTGGTGAGACAGTAATGGTTCCGGGCGAAAAAGTGACCGCTGCGATAAAAAAATATTGGAAGCAGGGGCTATTCTCAGATGTTAAAATTACTGCTACTAAAATCGTAAAGGGAAAAATATATCTAGATATATTTCTTCAGGAACGTCCTCGCCTTTCAACGGTGAACTTTACTGGAGTCTCTAAAGGAGAGCGTGAAGATATTGAAGAGAAGGTATTACTCCTGAAAGGAAGTCAGGTGACCGATAATAGTGTGAATACAGCCAAACGTATTATTCAATCTATGATGCGTGAAAAAGGGTTTCTAAATACGGAGGTTACCATTGTCCAAAGAGATGATCCTGAGATGAAAAACTATCTTATCTTGGATATCAATGTGGATAAAAAAGAGAAGGTTAAGATTCAAAATATCTATTTCGAAGGAAACAAAGCGCTCGAAACAGGAGTCCTTGAAAGAGCAATGAAAAAGACTAAGGCTAAGAAGCTTAAGAACTTCTTCAGTACAAAGAAATTTCTAGAGGATAAATATAAAGAAGATAAAGTACATCTGATTGAGAAGTATAATGAAAAAGGTTATCGTGATGCTGTCATCGTTTCAGATACAGTAGTACCTAATCTAGAACATTCCAATCGTGTAGATATTAAGATCAAAATTCAAGAAGGAAAAAAATACTTTTTTAGAGATATACGTTGGATTGGAAACACTGTTTATACTTCGGAGCAATTGAGTAATGTGCTTGGTATTAAGGCGGGAGATGTGTTTGACCAAAAGTTATTAGAGGACCGTTTGAGAGTAGACGACGATGCGATTGCAAACCAATATATGAATAATGGTTACCTATTCTTTAATGTCTCTCCAGTGGAGGTCAATGTACAATCGGATTCAATTGATTTTGAAATGCGCGTTTTTGAAGGTCGCCAAGCTACCATTAGCAAAGTGATCATTAAAGGAAATGATAAGACAAACGAACATGTTGCACGTCGTGAAATACGTACGCGTCCAGGAATGCTTTTTAGTCGTGAAGATATTATCCGTTCTGTTCGAGAGTTAGCGCAACTACAACACTTTAATCCAGAGAAAATTGTCCCTACTCCTGTTCCTCACCCAGAAGAGGGGACTGTGGATATTGAATATTCTTTGGAAGAACAATCAAATAGTAAAGTGGAACTTTCTGGTGGTTGGGGAGCTGGTATGTTTGTTGGATCTCTTGGTTTGACATTTAATAACTTCTCTTTAAGACGTCTTTTTAGCAATGATGGCTGGGGCGGGTCTATTCTTCCTTCTGGAGACGGACAGACTTTAAGTGTCCGAGCACAAACTAATGGATCGTATTATCAAAACTATAATTTCTCATTTGTTGAGCCTTGGTTAGGTGGTAAGAAACCGAACTCTTTCTCATTCAATATATACTATTCTAAGCAGACGAGTGGAGATTCAAACTACTCTTACTATTCGAATCCTTATGGTAGTTATGGAGGAGGTTATAATAGTGGTTATGGTGGATATAATGGTTCTCAATATGATTATGAGATTACGAAGTCGATGCAGGTATTTGGAACTTCTATCGGTTTGGGACATCGTTTGAAATGGCCTGATGACTACTTTACTTTATATCACGAAATCTCTTATCAACGTTATGTCCTAAATAATTGGCCATATTTCTTGATGGCTGATGGGGTGTCTAATAACTTGTCATTTAAAAATATATTGAGTCGTAACTCTGTGGATAATCCTCTATATCCTCGTCGTGGATCAAACTTCAAATTGTTGTTAGAGCTAACACTCCCTTATTCTGTGTTTAGTGATAAAGATTGGAGTGATAAAGACATGAAAGATAGTGAGAAGTATAAGTGGATTGAGTATTATAAGACAGAGTTTTCAGGAGATATCTATACCACTCTTTCGAAGAATAACAAGCTGGTCCTTCGTACCAAATTTGAGTATGGTTTCTTAGGTTATTATAACGAGGACCTTCGTTCTCCTTTCGGTACTTACCAAGTCGGTGGTGATGGAATGTCAGGATATAACTATTATGGTTCAAGTGTGATTGGATTGAGAGGATATGCGAACAACTCATTAACTCCATATAATCCTGAAGGTAACCGTTCAGCTTATATTTATAATAAATACCTGATGGAGCTTCGTTATCCATTAACTCTTTCTCAAAGTGCAACCATTTATGGTTTGGCTTTCGTAGAGGCTGGTAATTCATGGTATGACTCATCGACATATGATCCTTTTAACCTAAAACGATCAGCAGGTGCAGGTATTCGTATTTTCTTACCAATGATTGGACAGATTGGTTTTGATTGGGGGTATGGATTTGATACTGCTAATACAGGACGAGCATCCGATTCTGGAAGCCAGTTCCACTTCGTATTTGGACAATCATTCTAATGATGTAATATATATAAAGAAAAGGCTTGGAGAGATCTAAGCCTTTTTTTATGCCTACTATACTATTATTGTCTATCTATACGTTCTATGATTTAGTAGAAAGTGAATTCAAATATATTTTAAGAAGTGTGTCATGAAGAAGGTGTTTTTATCTTTAGTTCTTTTTTTGTTTTGCTCTTTGAGTTTATGTGCACAAAAGGTTGCATATATTGATAGCCGTTATATTCTCGACAATATTCCTGCATATCATTCTGCACAAGAACAACTAAATAAGGCTTCAAGATCTTATCAAGAAGAGTTGGAGAAGGTGCATAAAGAGATTGAAAAGATGCAGTCTGACCTGAAGACAGAGTCGATATTAATGACTGCTGACATGGTCAAAAGAAGAAAGGATATGATTCTAACGAAACAGAAAAGTTATGAAACACTTCAAAAAAAGTATTTCGGTAAAGATGGATCTATATTTAAGAAGAGAAAATCATTGATAAAACCAATTCAAGATGATATCTTTAATGCTCTGCAAAGGATTGCCGAGGAGGGCAGTTTTGCAATTATAATGGATAAAGCTTTGAAAGGAAATATTATTTTCTCAGATCCAAAGTATGATTTGAGTGATGTAGTTCTTGAAAGACTTGGATATAAGAATTAATAAACTATATTTGTTGAAAACATCACAAATAAGATAACTATGAAAAACGCATTGAGAACGTTCGTTCTATTTTTTGTTCTTTTCGCTGGATCAGTTTCAGCGCAAACAAAGATTGGTCATATCAATTTCCAGCAGTTGCTAAGTGTGATGCCTGAGAGAGCAGCAGCTACGAAACAGATGGAAGCTCATGGTAAAGAGCTAGAAACTCAATTGGCCGAACTTCAAAAAGATTTCCAAACAAAAGTCGGAGAATATCAAAAAAATAGTGGTTCTATGACTGATATTGTACGTTCCACTAAAGAGGGGGAGTTGAGAGATCTTCAACAACGTATTGAAAGTTTCCGCGTTGCAGCTCAACAAGATGTTCAGAAGAAACAGAAAAATCTGTTTCAACCAATCTTAGAGAAAGCACAAGGAGCAGTGAAGAAAGTGGCTAAAGAGCAAGGGTTAACTTATGTATTGGATACTAGTACAGGGGTTGTTCTTTACCAATCTAATGAAAGTATTGATATTCTACCTCTAGTTAAAGTTGCTTTAGGTATTAAATAAGCTTATTTTCACTTTTAAAGTGATTTATAAAGGTATTCATGAACGATGGATACCTTTATTTGTTTTTGTTAAAAAACTATCTTATATGACTCCTATTGGCGTTTTCGATTCTGGTTATGGAGGACTGACTGTTTTAAAAGAAATGGTTCAACTTCTTCCGCAATATGATTATCTATATTTAGGGGATAATGCGAGAAATCCTTATGGTTCTCGTTCCTTTGAGGTTATCTATCAGTACACGAAAGAGGCTGTAGATTTTCTTTTTTCTCAAGGGTGTGAATTGATTATTTTGGCATGTAACACAGCAAGTGCAAAAGCCTTAAGATCGATTCAGCAAAACGATCTTTATAAATGGGGCCCTAATAAGCGTGTTCTAGGTGTAATTCGCCCGAGTGTGGAGTATTTGATTGAGAATAGTATTTCAGGTAAAATAGGTGTATTAGGAACAGAAGGGACTGTTAAGTCAAACTCTTATCCGTTAGAAATTGCCAAGTTTTCGTTAAAACGAAGTATGGAAGTTTTTCAGCAGGCTTGTCCTATGTGGGTTCCTATCATTGAAAATAATAATATAGATACCGATGGTGCAAAGTTCTTTATTCATAAAGATGTCACCTCTCTTCTTTCACAATCTAACGATATAGATACACTTCTTCTTGGTTGTACCCATTATCCTTTGATAAAAAGTATAATAGAACAGTATGTACCAGATGGAGTTCATGTGCTTTCCCAAGGAGAGATTGTTGCGAAGAGTTTAATGGATTATCTCTCTCGACATCTTGATCTTGAAAGACGTTGTAGTAAAAGAGGAACGACTGAATTCTTAACAACTGAGTCGATCGCTCTTTTTAATGCTCGTGCTTCTATGTTTTATGGAGAGGAGATCTCTGCAAAACAGATTGAGTTTCATTAATCACAATAACGTTTAATGATGTTGTAGGCTTGCACCATTCCTAGCTCGCCTGCTTTACTAAGGTCTAAAGCACCTCCTTCAATATCTTTTAAATAGATCTTTGTTAGTCCTCGGTTAAAGTATGCTTCTGCAAATGCAGGGAATACTTCGACTGCTTTGTTATAGTATTCGATGGCATTATTATAATCTTCCATCTTAATATAAGTGTTTCCAATATTAAACCAAGCAAAGTGAAATTTGGGATTCATCTGCACTACCTTTTGATAGTCGATTAGTGCTTCTTTGTAGTTACTGAAGTCTACTTCATCCTTCTCCTCTAAATCCCCTAGAAGTGCTTTTTGAGTTTCAGAGATTGAACGCAGATAGTCGGCCATATCTACCATATTGTTAGCCGATCCAAAGTATGTAAGTATGTTTTTAGGTGCATACTTTTTGGACAACGTAAAGTCTTTCTTTGCAGATTCGAATTCGAAAGATAGATTTTTCAGAATAGCACGATCTAAATAGAATAGTTCTGGCTGTTCTCCTGTCGCAACTAATGCATCAAAGAGTGCAATATGTTCTTTATATTTCTGCATCTCATCATAACGATAAACTGAGGTTTGAATATGATTGGTCAATGCAAGAAATGGATTTTGATCATTAAGTTCGTTCAGTTTATCTACCTCCATGCTAAAGTATTGCATTTTTGAGTAATCTAAATGATGTTGATTGAAATAGGTAAAGTCAAAGTTCGGACTAAGTTCAATAATTACATTAATATTCTGAACAAGCCCTTCTGTTGGCTGTTCTGTAGTGAGTGTAACCTTTCCATTATCTCCAACGATTAGTGGCGGTTGACTTCCTGTACGATCCTCTTGTCGACGTAGCTTTCCTCTTTCAAGCTTTTGAGCTAGATTGAGGTTTTTAGCCGAGACTTTTTCAGTATCTGTTTTCTTCTCTTTTTTATGAATGTCTACCGGTTTGATACTTGGAGCCGAGGTGTTTGGATTTTTTGTTTTTTTTGTTCCTTTCTTCTTCGCTTTATGACTTATAGCATAATACCAAGGGTTGGCTCTTTTTTGTTGCTCTTGCCTAAGGCGTCTTTGAAACTTTGCTATTCTGGGATCTAAAGTACATGCTGTTTGGATATCCATTTCGGCACTGGATTGCTTCTTTTCTCTTTTAATTAATCCTCTATTGAGGTATGCAGATGCCATGGATGGATCTAACTGGATGGACATCGTATAGTCTGTTGATGCACCATCAAGATCTCCTAATTTCTGCTTCGCTAATCCTCTAACAAAAAAGGAATTTGATGACCTTGAGTTTAGTCGTATTGCTTCATTTAGATCCATAATTGCTCCAGCAAAGTCATCTTTCTCTAACTTAATTCTCCCTCTAATAAGATACGCACGATCGTAGTGTGGTCTTATTTTAATTGCCGAGGTACAATCTTTAATTGCTAAATCAAGACTGTCGGTAATTTGATATGCTATACTACGATTTAAGTAGGTGTTAATGGCACGGTTGTTAAGTTTCAGAGCTCGGCTATAGGATTTAATGGCTTCCTTATAGTCTTTTAGTGCCATCTCTGTAATCCCTTTGTTGTTATAGATAGAGTAATTATTAATATCTAATTCCATTGCTTTTTTGTAATCATCTAAAGCAATCTCATAGTTTTTTAGGGAGTGATTTACCATCCCTCTTTGCATAAATGCCAAAGGGTAGTAGGGCTTAATTTCTATTGCTTTGTCCAAATCCTCTTTCGCTCCATAGTAGTCTTCTAAGTACTGTTTTGCAACTGCTCTAAAGAATAATGCTTCGTAATTGTTTGGTTCTAGGCGAATTACGATATTGAAATCTTTAATGGCTCCTACATAGTTTTCAAAGTGAAGTTTACTACGTCCATGATAGAAATATTGTTGCGTATTAAATTGTGCAAAAATAGCCAATGTATGGAGGCTGAAAATGATAGAAAATATGATGCGGAAAGTATATTTTTTCAAAAGAATTTTATTTAATGCCAATGTTACTTGTTTTTTGATAATTACTTGTACAAGATAGTATTCTTTCAATAATTATACCATTTTTGCTCTTCTTTTTGTCTTTCTTTTAGTTTTTAATGATTCCTATTATATTTCAACTCTTTTTATCTCTACCATTCTCTTTTTTTATTCTTAAAAAGAACATAAATATTTATATATTTGAATTATTATCAATGATATTATTATCTACATATTGTTGTCCTCTTGAGTCGTTTTGTATTTAAAAAATTTAAAATGAAAAAGATATCTATATTCGTAGTTCTCTTTGTCTTTGCATTTCAGTTGGCTTATGCAGAAGAAGATGAGAATATTTCAAAAGAATTATGTAAAGAGATTGTCTCTTCTCCAATAAATCAGGACCCATATGAGAAGCCTAGAAGGCGAAAAATCCGTTCGGAGTATTATAAGCGGTCTATATGGGAGAATCGAATTAATATTCAGGGGGGAGTTAATTGGAATAAATTTTCTGGTATGCTTACGAATACCAGTCAACAAGGTTATAGTGGAGAGGCTAGCTTTTACCATTTTATTTTTGAATCGTTAGGGGTTGGTGTTGAAACAAGTTATACAAGTGTGTTGCTTGATCAGGGTAAAATTAGTTATGAAGATAAAGCAACGGAACACTTGATTGATCAAAATTTTAACCATCAAACGAGTGTTTTATTTGTTGCTCCAGGTGTGATTACTAGAACTACAGCATTTTCTAATCGAATGGTTTTTTATGCTGGTCTTGGTGTAGGGTATGCCATGATTGACATGAAAGATAATAATAAGACAGAAAAACTCTATGATATCAACTTTAGAGGAATCGCGACCAAATGGAGAGCCGGTTTTGATATCTCCCTTGCTGAAAAAGTATATTTGAATGTAGAAGGTTATTACTTTCGTGTAAGTAGTAGCTCTTTTTATAGCCTCTTGGATGGAAAGAATCATAAGTTTGACCTGAAAGATGGCCAATATACTCGTCTTGAGAACTATGGGGTGAATATGGGTCTCGTGTTTTGCTTTTAAGCCATTGTATAACGAATACTCCTTGTTTAACAAAGAGTATTCGTTATGTTGTATTACTTTATGTTTAGGTCTCCAAAGAACTCTGGACGGTGATAGTCTGGTTGTTCTGTTTTAATAGGATTCCATGTTACAAAGTGCATCTCTGGAGTTTTATCTCCACATTTAAAGAAGTTTCCTTTATACTGTTCCTTATTCAATTGGAAGTTTGGATGATTTACAAATGCATCAAAAGGAAGCTTTGCTGTTAAGGTATATTCAGTAACATTCTCAGTGTGTTCAACAGGAGTCGTTCCAAGAGAACTAAATACTTTAATACCTGATAACTTCTCTGCATCAATTCTCACACGATCTCTACCAGCTCCATAACCAAAAAGGAATGTACCAATAGCATTCATCTCTAGATTGTAGTATCCCTGATCATCCGGAGCAAAAAAGAATTCACAACAACTATCTTCATATACTTCGCCATTTGTTTCTGTGGTTAAAGCACTTACCTTCTCTTTTTTCACTTGGAAATGAAGGTAAAAAGCAGTGTCGTCATGAGCTATATGAAATGTTACATCCGGTTGTACTGGATAGTCAGTCCAATTTACAGTGTCCACTTTGTGTAAAGTAAGTTTTTCTAAAGCCGAGGCTGCCTCAATCATGTTTTTGGGAGCAGCAATCTTCTCGATATTTAATGCTTTTGATGTCATGTGTATTTTGTTAATGTTACTCTATATTGAGTTGGTTAATATAATGAAATTATTAAGCCAATCGAGAAGAATGTTAAGATATTTGTTCTAAATATATCTTTAAAGATTCAACTGTTTTTTTCTGATTTCCAATAAAAATGTTTTCGTGATCAATGAATACAGGACGTTTTAAGAAAGTATAGTCACCGAGTATGTACTCCTTGATTTGCTCTTCTGAAAGATTTTTATCCTTAAGTCCTAGTTGTTTATATTTTTGAGCCCTTTTATTGAAAAGTGCTTCGTAACTACCTGTCAAAGCTCTCATCTCTTCTAGTTGTTCTTTGCTATACATCTCCTTCTTAATATCTTGAAGTGCTGTGTTCGAAGGCAATGCGACCTCATTCATGATTCTCTTGCATGTGGTGCATGTAGATAGAAAATAAAAAGTCATAGTATATAATTTTAGTCCATTAATATATTTTGTAAAGCTGTTACATTGTGAATGGTCACCTGTTTTCTTTCCCATGAGATAATACCAAGAGATGAAAGTTCTCCAATTGTTCTTGCTAAAGAGGGCCTTGTTACTCCAAAGAGCTCAGCTAAGGCAGACTGTGATTCTTGTATTGTCACGGTTTCTTGTCCTTTCTTGAGAAGGAAAAAGGCTAATTTCTGACGTATTGTTTTGAAAGAAAGGAAGGTGATTTTTTCTGAGAGGAATTGCGCTTTGTTGGAAATGATATTAAGGTAATTTATAAGGAGCTTATCGTATGAGGTTAATAGTTTTGTAAATGATCTCTTCTCAATACGAAATAGCTCCCCATCGGTTTTTGCCATTAAATTCACTGGGAATTTATTTTTCTTACCGTAAACAAAAGCTGCAGCAATGAGCATAGGTGCATTTAGTTGCTCTATTTTTAGCTTATTTCCTGCAAGATCTAACATTGCTCCCTCTAGACTACCATCCAAAATAATGATAAGATCTTCAATTGAATCGCCCGCATGGGCAATGAGGCTTCCTTTCGTAAATTTTGTCCTTTTGTGTCTAGACTGTTCTAATATACATGTTATATCCGTGTTATCTATTCCTTTAAATAGTACTGTTTGTTGTAATATATTCTCCAACATAATTATAAGTTCTCATTTATCTGTGAAATCGTCACAGGTTGTGAATATAGCTATTTTTGAGATATAGAATATTCGCAACTTCTTTATGTGTCTGTTTGTCTATACTGTAACATCTTTCTTAGTAATATGTTGTGATTCATAATATACAAAAAATGATAATTCTAAGACAATACTCTTGTGCATTGATTCAGAAAAGTTTTCGTGACAAAAGAACGGTAAATGTGATTCTTCATTCTTAGATGTCTGAATGTTTTTTTTTAAAATATCTCAATGTTGTAACAACTGTTACAATTCTTGCTGCTAGAGTTCCATAGATTTGCATTAGAAAATAAGAGATCATCTCAATTAAATAATTATTTGAGATTGTAACAAGAGTTACAGTTTGTGTTGTTAGTGAACTCTAGTTTTGTAATGTAATAAAAACGAATTTCCTCCGGGATCAAAAATAAAATATCATGAGTAGTAATATGAGAGAGATAATTAAAATTGATGAAGACTTATGTAATGGTTGTGGTCTGTGTATTCCAAACTGTCATGAAGGCGCATTAAGAATTATTGACAATAAGGCTCGATTGATAAGCGATTTGATGTGTGATGGTCTTGGTGCATGTATAGGGCACTGTCCAAAAGGAGCTATTCAGATTGAAAAGCGTGAGGCTGCACCTTATGATGAGATTTTAGTAATTAAAGATATGGTGAAGAAGGGTTTAAATACAGTAGTCGCTCACCTATGTCATTTGAAAGATTATAATGAAATGGAATTTGTCCGTCAAGGAGTTTCGTGGATGTCTCAAAATCAAGATGCTTTTGAGTTTGATCTTCAGGAGGTAAAAAAAGTTGTTCACAACCATAAAGGGGGAACGAAACAAGCAGAAAAACCAGAAGAGAAAAAAATAAATATGAAGTCATCACTTTTAATGGATAATGCATCGTCAGGAGGTTGTGGATCTGGATGCCCTGGGTCTCAAAATATAGCTTTTGATGCTCCTGCTGAAATGAATACTCCACAAATGTCTACTGCAACTCCTAGTGCATTGCGCCAATGGCCTGTTCAAATGCACTTGTTAAATCCGAATGCCCCATTCCTTAGAAATGCTGATTTACTTGTTGCTGCTGATTGTGTCGCATTTACTCTTGGTAACTTTCATTCAGAGTATTTGCAAGGTAAAGCTTTAGCAATTGCGTGTCCAAAGTTAGATTCACAACAGCAGGCTTATGTGGATAAGTTGATTATGATGATCAATGAAGCACGCATCAATACGATTACTGTAATGTTGATGGAAGTGCCATGTTGTGGTGGCTTATTGAGATTGGTACAAGAGGCTTGTTTGGAGGCTTCAAGAAAAGTGCCGGTTAAAACCATCACTGTTAGTGTTCAAGGTGAAATTTTAGATGAATCCTGGGTTTAACCTTTTTGCCTATTGATTGTTAGGTAATATAGGAATTGTTTTTTAATAAAATCTGTTTAATCATCTATCTTAAGTTGTGGTTACTTAGGATGGAGACTTCATTTCGATGAAGAAAAAAATCTAATATTATGAGTATGTTCTGTTTTCAATGTCAAGAAGCTTCTAAGGGAGTTGGATGTACAATTAAAGGTGTTTGTGGTAAGAATGAAGATGTGGCAAACTTGCAGGACCTTTTGATGTATGTTGTGAAAGGTATCGCAACTTATGCGCACCATGGTAGAGCTCTAGGAATGGAGGACGATGCTGCGAATAAGTTTATTATTGATGCGCTATTTACAACAATCACTAATGCAAACTTTGATCAAGAAAAAATTACTGAGGTAATTACTGAAGGTT
The Prolixibacteraceae bacterium DNA segment above includes these coding regions:
- a CDS encoding isoprenyl transferase; amino-acid sequence: MSLKSQLDENNIPRHVAIIMDGNGRWAKKQGNDRSFGHEQGVESVRVTLEAGVELGLDFITLYAFSTENWNRPKEEVEALMQLLVQAIVNETPTLMKQHIRLTTIGDIDSLPQETRGKLDDCVDKTAGNDGMTLVLALSYSGRWEIVDAAKKIASEVKNGTIQIDDIDDSLFSSNLNTIGIPDPELLIRTSGEFRLSNFLLWQLAYSEFYFTDTLWPDFKKQDLVDALKDYQSRERRFGKISEQINK
- the bamA gene encoding outer membrane protein assembly factor BamA, coding for MQKKLLVFVIAFMGCLSTFAQLADSTNFSIYYDTPKEYEIGGIQISGIKYLDTETLLQLSGLEVGETVMVPGEKVTAAIKKYWKQGLFSDVKITATKIVKGKIYLDIFLQERPRLSTVNFTGVSKGEREDIEEKVLLLKGSQVTDNSVNTAKRIIQSMMREKGFLNTEVTIVQRDDPEMKNYLILDINVDKKEKVKIQNIYFEGNKALETGVLERAMKKTKAKKLKNFFSTKKFLEDKYKEDKVHLIEKYNEKGYRDAVIVSDTVVPNLEHSNRVDIKIKIQEGKKYFFRDIRWIGNTVYTSEQLSNVLGIKAGDVFDQKLLEDRLRVDDDAIANQYMNNGYLFFNVSPVEVNVQSDSIDFEMRVFEGRQATISKVIIKGNDKTNEHVARREIRTRPGMLFSREDIIRSVRELAQLQHFNPEKIVPTPVPHPEEGTVDIEYSLEEQSNSKVELSGGWGAGMFVGSLGLTFNNFSLRRLFSNDGWGGSILPSGDGQTLSVRAQTNGSYYQNYNFSFVEPWLGGKKPNSFSFNIYYSKQTSGDSNYSYYSNPYGSYGGGYNSGYGGYNGSQYDYEITKSMQVFGTSIGLGHRLKWPDDYFTLYHEISYQRYVLNNWPYFLMADGVSNNLSFKNILSRNSVDNPLYPRRGSNFKLLLELTLPYSVFSDKDWSDKDMKDSEKYKWIEYYKTEFSGDIYTTLSKNNKLVLRTKFEYGFLGYYNEDLRSPFGTYQVGGDGMSGYNYYGSSVIGLRGYANNSLTPYNPEGNRSAYIYNKYLMELRYPLTLSQSATIYGLAFVEAGNSWYDSSTYDPFNLKRSAGAGIRIFLPMIGQIGFDWGYGFDTANTGRASDSGSQFHFVFGQSF
- a CDS encoding OmpH family outer membrane protein — its product is MKKVFLSLVLFLFCSLSLCAQKVAYIDSRYILDNIPAYHSAQEQLNKASRSYQEELEKVHKEIEKMQSDLKTESILMTADMVKRRKDMILTKQKSYETLQKKYFGKDGSIFKKRKSLIKPIQDDIFNALQRIAEEGSFAIIMDKALKGNIIFSDPKYDLSDVVLERLGYKN
- a CDS encoding OmpH family outer membrane protein; translated protein: MKNALRTFVLFFVLFAGSVSAQTKIGHINFQQLLSVMPERAAATKQMEAHGKELETQLAELQKDFQTKVGEYQKNSGSMTDIVRSTKEGELRDLQQRIESFRVAAQQDVQKKQKNLFQPILEKAQGAVKKVAKEQGLTYVLDTSTGVVLYQSNESIDILPLVKVALGIK
- the murI gene encoding glutamate racemase yields the protein MTPIGVFDSGYGGLTVLKEMVQLLPQYDYLYLGDNARNPYGSRSFEVIYQYTKEAVDFLFSQGCELIILACNTASAKALRSIQQNDLYKWGPNKRVLGVIRPSVEYLIENSISGKIGVLGTEGTVKSNSYPLEIAKFSLKRSMEVFQQACPMWVPIIENNNIDTDGAKFFIHKDVTSLLSQSNDIDTLLLGCTHYPLIKSIIEQYVPDGVHVLSQGEIVAKSLMDYLSRHLDLERRCSKRGTTEFLTTESIALFNARASMFYGEEISAKQIEFH
- a CDS encoding tetratricopeptide repeat protein yields the protein MKEYYLVQVIIKKQVTLALNKILLKKYTFRIIFSIIFSLHTLAIFAQFNTQQYFYHGRSKLHFENYVGAIKDFNIVIRLEPNNYEALFFRAVAKQYLEDYYGAKEDLDKAIEIKPYYPLAFMQRGMVNHSLKNYEIALDDYKKAMELDINNYSIYNNKGITEMALKDYKEAIKSYSRALKLNNRAINTYLNRSIAYQITDSLDLAIKDCTSAIKIRPHYDRAYLIRGRIKLEKDDFAGAIMDLNEAIRLNSRSSNSFFVRGLAKQKLGDLDGASTDYTMSIQLDPSMASAYLNRGLIKREKKQSSAEMDIQTACTLDPRIAKFQRRLRQEQQKRANPWYYAISHKAKKKGTKKTKNPNTSAPSIKPVDIHKKEKKTDTEKVSAKNLNLAQKLERGKLRRQEDRTGSQPPLIVGDNGKVTLTTEQPTEGLVQNINVIIELSPNFDFTYFNQHHLDYSKMQYFSMEVDKLNELNDQNPFLALTNHIQTSVYRYDEMQKYKEHIALFDALVATGEQPELFYLDRAILKNLSFEFESAKKDFTLSKKYAPKNILTYFGSANNMVDMADYLRSISETQKALLGDLEEKDEVDFSNYKEALIDYQKVVQMNPKFHFAWFNIGNTYIKMEDYNNAIEYYNKAVEVFPAFAEAYFNRGLTKIYLKDIEGGALDLSKAGELGMVQAYNIIKRYCD
- a CDS encoding Crp/Fnr family transcriptional regulator — translated: MLENILQQTVLFKGIDNTDITCILEQSRHKRTKFTKGSLIAHAGDSIEDLIIILDGSLEGAMLDLAGNKLKIEQLNAPMLIAAAFVYGKKNKFPVNLMAKTDGELFRIEKRSFTKLLTSYDKLLINYLNIISNKAQFLSEKITFLSFKTIRQKLAFFLLKKGQETVTIQESQSALAELFGVTRPSLARTIGELSSLGIISWERKQVTIHNVTALQNILMD
- a CDS encoding 4Fe-4S binding protein, with the protein product MREIIKIDEDLCNGCGLCIPNCHEGALRIIDNKARLISDLMCDGLGACIGHCPKGAIQIEKREAAPYDEILVIKDMVKKGLNTVVAHLCHLKDYNEMEFVRQGVSWMSQNQDAFEFDLQEVKKVVHNHKGGTKQAEKPEEKKINMKSSLLMDNASSGGCGSGCPGSQNIAFDAPAEMNTPQMSTATPSALRQWPVQMHLLNPNAPFLRNADLLVAADCVAFTLGNFHSEYLQGKALAIACPKLDSQQQAYVDKLIMMINEARINTITVMLMEVPCCGGLLRLVQEACLEASRKVPVKTITVSVQGEILDESWV